In the genome of Labrus bergylta chromosome 7, fLabBer1.1, whole genome shotgun sequence, the window TGAAAGATGCCGCTCTGCTGGTGTTTGCTAACAAACAGGACCTTCCCAATGCCCTTAGTGTCAATGAAATCACAGAGAAACTTGGCCTCAGCAGTCTCCGCAACAGAACTGTGAGTAGAGAAACACCCCACACACCCTACAGAGCTATTCACATCTGTTTGCATTGTCAAGAGCTTCATGTATGTAACTCAATGCTGACTTTCCCCCACTGTCTCTAAACCCCACAGTGGCATGTTCAGGCAACCTGCGCCACCCAGGGAAATGGTCTGTATGAAGGACTGGACTGGCTTTCCCAAGAGTTATCGACCAGAACCTAAACGAGCATCAGGcttgaagaaaaagagaagagactTAACAGCACAGGAGAGGAAAGGACTGAGAAGGCAAAGACATGCGATCTAGAAACACAGGTTTCTTAAAACAATGTTCACAAAAAGGTCAAGACTGGTGGACAATAGAATGtcttttggattttctttttttttactttcttttttctctttttttagcAACACTACCACCTGTTTTACATCTACACAacgtcttgtttttttctccctgaagAACCACTTCCATGGCTCTAGGTTTGTAATGACACAATCGATTGCATGATGAGCGAACGACCTGTTAGGGGAATTTCCTGAAAACAAGTGTTGACCCCCATCCTTCCCTCCCATGCAGCAATGACATGAATCAACCACTAGTATAATCTTTGGGCTTACTTCATTGATATTGTCGAGCCTGGGTTGGAGAAAACGTTAAAGTATGACTCTAGAGTTTTGGAGAAGGACGGCTTGTAGGTGATTAAAACCCTATCGGATTTTTGACTCCCTTTTTGAAGTGACCCTTTTCTCTTCACGTCCGTGTCCTCGTTTTGATGCTGTAGCAAAAAGAACGAGAACGACGAAGGTTAGATGAGGCTTACCTTGAGTTCTTAAATAGACTTTGTAGCTGCCTCCCAGTAAATGCATCCAAAAAGAAGCACTGTGCCTTCTTGTCCAAATCTGAGTTATCCTTTTCTTATCTCTTTCTTACTTCTTTAGTTAGTACAGCGacttttgaaagaaaaaaaaaaatggcttccCTATTAACCCTGGATTTCTCCTCGAGAACTTGTCCTCACTACACGTGTTTCCTTTTTATAATATCTAccctgaaaaaaaaggattgaattAAAATGTCTGTCTTGTTTACACTAACAGGAAGAAGATAGAATCTTTCAAGTGTTTGCACAGGGTCAGTGTTAATACAACCCAGTGAAGAAGCATGCTTTTGCTTTATGTTTTCCTGGCCTCCGGCTGATGTTGTGCTGTCTGTGGTATATACTTTATATTATATTCTTAGTTATTCTACCcttctttaaacacaaacacatacgcAGCccatacatttatttgtgtacacATTCCAATTCATTTGACAATTGGTGGAGCTGCTACGCCTTGAAATATTTGCAAaatttacaatttacaaaaaaaaagctctaaATAAAGccaatgaaaaattaaaaaacaagttttgtttTGGACTCCTTTCTAAGACAGACAGTTGTCATTTTCCCTGGATTTCAGGGCTTTTgcccattaaaaaaatgttttcacagttCATGCCTTCTTAATTTTATTATGTCAATAATAACTCCATTAAATTacaatttgtattttctttcatgAATTTCGCCTTACAAGAGTAAGTCTAATTACTGGTGTTACTTTGAAACCAGAACAAGATGTCAAatcattttgtatcttttttatACACCACCTTACGTGTCTTGAGCTTTGAAAAAGTCTGAAGTTATCAGCAAAAAGTTCAGCTCCTGTTTGTTCAAATGAAGTTGCAGGGTTTTGAATCAAGTACAGCTTTGCAGCTTTAAAACTTGAGAGCTGAAACTGAACATACATCTAGGCGGGGCATTGATTTTACATGACCTACTCTAGAGTGGACTTTTGTTCTGACCTCTATTGTTATTGGAACAGAACAGAATGCAGTGATAAAGAGGAAAACATGTCAATCTATATTGTTCTCTGGCCTGGTTTACTGAGTGCTGAATAACAGAACAGACAGAACATTGtcatttatatatgtttttctctgcttgctGTGTATGGGTACTCAGGAACACAAATGTAGGTGATTACACAGATTATAATAATGCAGAAGTGCTTACAATAACATACAACACTCTGTAGATAAGAGGAGGAAAACATGATTTACAGTGACTAAAAGGTTAGAGATATTTAGTGATGAGTAATGTTTCATAgagcaaaaaaagaagacaaaatgatCTGGTGGAGTTAATGAAACACGAGAAATGAAGGTGAGCTAGCTATGTATGAAGCAATGAATTAGCAGCTCAGTTAATGACGTCAGAAATCcctgttttgtctctttctttttttaagacagtttaaaactgatatttttttgtttttgaaccaTTTACAAATTATTTGGTTATAAATTAACTTCATTAAACAATATTTAGTGGTAGAATCTGTCTTTAGAACAACTCTCAATCTGTTCATCTAACAAATAGCAAGAAAAACATGTATTAGAAGTAAAGGAATTAAATGATCCCCTAAGTATAAACCCAGCTATGGTTCATGTGATGATACTGTTTCTTAAAGGACAAAACATTAGAAGAGGAACTGATGACCTTTGGGCCTTTTAAACCTTATTATTACTGAGCTGTTTCAACTGCTGCACTTAAGGGGGCGCTGTCTACAAGACCACTCTTGCAGACCTGGTGCAAATTTAAGCCTGTGATATGTGTCAGTTTTCCATCATACAAGGTCCGTTGATAAAAACATCCtcgtgaaaaaaaaactttaaaagaaatatatatttttttattttaagtaggTTTCAGTACTACTCCCTAGAGGGTCTTTAATTCACTCATCCACATTAACCTGTAGTTATCTGCTCCAATAATTGGTGAAGATAGAGACCAGGGAACATGAAGAACACTAcaattgttatttttgtgtaaaCATTCATCGTACTGATGCATGATCACTGCTGTGAAATGGACAATTATTATGTTCTCTGCATCACAATGTCAATACAATCCGAAGTTTGAAGCTTCAGCTTGTGTCGGGTGAATAGGACTTTTACGCAGTGTTTACAGGTGAAGGCATAAGCATGATATAATTGGCTTGCTGTGATGTGTGCATGTCAGTTCTTATGCATTTATGATAGCTAATCAGGCTTAATGAAGCTGGGTCAACacacttcagtgtgtgtgagtatctGTAGCAGCAAGGTGGGTCAGCAttgaggagcatgtgtgtgttctgctgctTTCAGCAACACTTCTCCTCACTTTCCTGCACTCATGAACTCTTGGAAAATTAAATGGGATTAACAGCTTTACTTTCTTTCATAATCAGTAAGGTATGTTTTGGAGCCAAacgatgtgtttgttttgtgtcatggTATTTTccttatgtttgtgtgtgttggccctctACTGGGCACTATGTGTAGCCTGGGCAGATGCTGTGGTCAAAGCAAGGCTACAggtgaggtgggacaggtgatTGAATGGAGGCAAACAGTTTTTCTACCGTGTCAGCCTGTCGGAGTTAACGCATCCAAcgattcatttgttttatttatagatgTAGTGGTTcgtcatattttcctttattgatAAGAAGTGTTTAAACCGATAAATTCAttaggtgttttcagaccagaccgttctggggactttttgaagaggaactatccatgagggagttccctgagaattATACTCTGTGGGGTCCCCAATGTTGCATCCAccaaagtgctctgtggatggaaagtGTAGCAGCAACTTGAGTTACGAGAACAGGTGTTCTAAACACAAGTATTACAACtctttgcaaaataaaaatatcctttaaatgttgttggtacaaaaataaattgtcaCTTTTAttgagatgtgtttttttgtagataatataataCGCAGGCATTGAGACAACATGAGACTACTTGTTGGCGTTGTTAGTGGCATTGATAATTCAGGCTCATTAATAGGCGAGGTCTGCCGTTGTGCAGGATGATACCCACCTTGGTCCTGAACATACCAATACCCCGGCCATCATACTCTCAGGCCAGGGAAAATCTGGTGAAGGCTATCCCATCCAAGCTCCTTTGTCTGCTGGCCTGTGGAGGACTAGACTGTCGCTATGAAGGACCAGAGTGTTGGAAACAAAATCAGCAGGTCATCCGAGGTGTTTACTCCTTTTGGTGAGACTCTGTGTCTATATTCTTAAAGTTGTGCTGTGATGAAAAAGATAACATAGTACATAATGTTAGAGGGTGTGACAAGATTAAGTCCCCATGTACTATCTTTTTACAATTACAATATATATTGATTTTGAGTCACAAAAACAGAACTAGCATAAACTGTTATCTTCataattttctctctttttttttttttttaggttgaaCATCAAGTCAATCATCAACATGCAGCTGCCAGGGGAGCATGCTCACTGTGGACCACTGCTGGACCTTCAAAGTGGTTTCACCTACTCACCACAGACCTTCATGGAGAATGACAGTAAGATCTCAATACAGTAATTAATCTGTAGATAGTACACTTTGGgtatttttgttcatttataatCATGATCATGATCATTGATCCGATGAGTCAGACTGTGTAATCATGTGCACAGCAGCCTCTTCACACGCTGACTGTTACAGGTGGAGAGCCTTCATCActgattggatgcacctgtggaggtaaccacgTGCAGAGGGACAGACGGGTGCAGCATCACTTTGGTTTGAGAGGTaatgaagaagacaaacatgAAATGTTCTTGTTAAAAAGTACAGTCGACACACGGTCCTCACAAGTGGCacaaagaaagtgtgtgtttgttcctcaCAGTGGAGAGTCTGAACACGTCTCCCAGTGAGCGTGTCCCAGTAGAACAGAGGGACACCCGTCACCCCGACTGAAGCTCCAATTAGACCTGATCGATGCTGAGAGCCTCGCTCGCCATGACTCACCGCCGGCTGCACAAACAGTCGATCAGCGTTTCCCGACTGATCAACAGTCAGCCGTCCTGTACAGCTCACAGCAGGAACATGAAGCACTGACACAGGTACACTGACGGCAAACTGCACGCCGGTCAAGAAGCTCCTCGTAGTGCGACGTCCTCTGCAAAatgtggttgtcatggtgatggggTTATAAGGGTGAGATAACTtgggaggatgaggaagagcaGAGGGTTCAACTGGCTGTTTGGTGTCAGCAGTTTGTTCTCTGTGATTGATTACCATCCATCCAGCTGtgattgggcgagaggcggggttacaccctggactccagccaatcacagggctgacatatagagacagacaaccagacacacttgACTCCTGCTTTACTTTTCCAATAATAGAACTGCctaatttaacatttaaagcttGACCATCTCGTCAGTGTGTTCAGTCTCTTTCCTTTCATTGGCTGAAATAAACTGACTTGTAAAcgtgtttttaaaggaagaataatcgacatgttccacataaataaatcataaagtctgtcctgtgtaaatgtgtctctgagtcctgactgtctacaatgagggagaagctcgagtcccgctggctgtgttgttgtcagagccgtgtttacatggacgggacggccggctcctccccttgtgtataaaagctgttttagtcaagaactagagagaagaagaagaacatactcactgattatttggatgttagtaagagtttttagatcacgctcattctgtgtcagtttacatgaaatgtgaagctatgagctaactaaagagcgctaacattagcatgctaacacaacaatgcaggaacTCCTTcctgtgaacgtgagtggagggggggttggaggtgtgtctctggaggagagcggaggcttcaggatggaggaggcgtggcctaacagtagtttgttttggtttaatgctggagctcaagggcgacatctactggatcaaaaagtcacacattcctcCTTTAAGTGTTGAATATGAACATTCATAAGTAAAGCTTTCCACCTCAGTGGCCTTCTGACGTATCATCGTGCACATCAGCCCGTTAGCAAAACATTCACAGCAtctgaaagacacaaacacagaaacacacatacatagataTATCacacaacctgtgtgtgtgtctgtgtgtgtgtgtgtgtgtgtgtgtctgtgtgtgtgtgtgtgtgtgtgtgtatgagtgtgtgtatgtgagtgtgtgtctgtgtgtgtgtgtgtgtgagtgtatgagtgtgtgtatgtgagtgtgtgtctgtgtgtgtgtgtgtgtatgtgagtgtgtgtctgtgtgtgtgtgtgagtgtgtgtctgtgtgtgtgtgtgtgtgtgtgtatgtgtgtctgtgtctgtgtgtgtgtgtgtgtgtctgtgtctgtgtgtgtgtgtctgtgtgtgtgtgtgtctgtgtgtctgtgtctgtgtgtgtctgtgtgtgtgtgtgtgtctgtgtctgtgtgtctgtgtgtgtgtgtgtgtgtgtgtgtgtctctgtgtgtgtgtgtctgtgtctgtgtgtgtgtgtgtgtgtgtgtctctgtgtgtgtgtgtctgtgtgtgtgtgtgtgtgtgtctctgtgtgtgtgtgtgtgtgagtgtgtgtctctgtgtgtgtgtgtgtctgtgtctgtgtgtgtgtgtgtgtgtctgtgtgtgtctgtgtgtgtgtgtctctgtgtgtctgtgtgtgtgtgtgtgtgtgtgtgtgtgtgtctgtgtgtgtgtgtgtgtgtctgtgtgtgtgtgtgtgtgtgtctgtgtctgtgtctgtgtgtgtgtgtgtctctgtgtgtctgtgtgtgtgtgtgtgtgtgtgtgtgtgtgtgtgtgtgtgtgtgtgtgtctgtgtgtgtgtgtgtgtgtgtgtgtgtctctgtgtgtgtctgtgtgtgtgtgtgtgtgtgtgtctgtgtgtgtgtgtgtgtgtctgtgtgtgtgtgtgtgtgtgtgtctctgtgtgtctgtgtgtgtgtgtgtgtctgtgtctctgtgtgtgtgtgtgtgtgtgtgtgtgtgtgtgtgtgtgtgtctctgtgtgtgtgtgtgtgtgtgtgtgtgtctgtgtctctgtgtctgtgtgtgtgtgtgtctgtgtgtgtgtgtgtgtgtgtgtgtgtctgtgtgtgtctgtgtgtgtgtgtctgtgtatgtgtgtgtgtgtgtgtgtgtgtctgtgtgtgtgtgtgtgtgtgtgtgtgtgtgtgtctgtgtgtgtgtgtgtgtgtgtctgtgtctgtgtgtgtgtgtgtgtgtctgtgtgtgtgtgtgtgtgtctctgtgtgtgtgtgtgtgtgtgtggtgtgtgtgtgtgtgtgtgtgtgtgtggtgtgtgtgtgtgtgtgtgtgtgtgtgtgtctgtctgtgtgtgtgtgtgtgtgtgtgtgtgtgtgtgtgtctctgtgtgtgtgtgtctgtgtgtgtgtgtgtgtctctgtgtgtgtgtgtctgtgtctgtgtgtgtgtgtgtgtgtgtgtgtgtatgtctgtgtctgtgtgtgtgtgtctgtatgtgtgtgtgtgtctctgtgtgtgtgtgtgtgtgtgtgtgtgtctgtgtgtgtggtgtgtgtgtgtgtggtgtgtgtgtgtgtgtgtgtgtgtgtgtctgtgtgtgtctgtgtgtctgtgtgtgtctctgtgtgtgtgtgtgtgtgtctgtgtctgtgtgtgtgtgtgtgtctgtgtgtgtgtgtctgtgtgtgtgtgtgtgtgtctgtgtgtgtgtgtctgtgtctctgtgtgtgtgtgtctctgtgtgtgtgtgtgtgtgtctgtgtgtgtgtgtgtctgtgtctatgtgtgtgtgtgtgtgtgtgtgtgtgtgtgtgtctctgtgtgtctgtgtgtctgtgtatgtgtgtgtgtctgtgtgtgtgtgtgtgtgtgtgtgtgtgtgtgtgtctgtgtctgtgtgtgtgtgtgtgtgtctgtgtgtgtgtgtgtgtgtgtctctgtgtgtgtgtctgtgtgtctgtgtctgtgtgtgtgtgtgtgtgtgtgtgtgtggtgtgtgtgtgtgtgtgtgtctgtgtgtgtgtgtgtgtg includes:
- the zgc:77752 gene encoding protein tyrosine phosphatase domain-containing protein 1; this encodes MIPTLVLNIPIPRPSYSQARENLVKAIPSKLLCLLACGGLDCRYEGPECWKQNQQVIRGVYSFWLNIKSIINMQLPGEHAHCGPLLDLQSGFTYSPQTFMENDSGEPSSLIGCTCGGNHVQRDRRVQHHFGLRVESLNTSPSERVPVEQRDTRHPD